In Candidatus Limnocylindrales bacterium, a single window of DNA contains:
- the ccsA gene encoding cytochrome c biogenesis protein CcsA, producing MKSTPRYTPVDLLGWATFLTMTVGLYLIFMYAPTEQKMGIVQRIFYFHLPSAWTSFLAFFVVAVSSSLYLWRRERKWDRIAYASAEIGVVFCSLVLLTGPIWARPVWNVWWTWDPRLTTTLILWLMYVAYLMLRSSSESSKTSRFTAVFGILAFLDVPLVYMSTRWWRTIHPKPVIGGEPGSSGLALEMALTLMVCLLAFTLFYIYLMAQRISLEKLKDEIEEIKQNVETLKERSN from the coding sequence ATGAAATCAACGCCTCGATATACGCCGGTGGATCTCCTGGGTTGGGCGACCTTTCTTACCATGACGGTGGGTCTTTATCTCATTTTTATGTATGCCCCAACCGAACAGAAAATGGGAATCGTTCAGCGTATTTTTTACTTTCATTTGCCGTCGGCTTGGACTTCTTTTCTAGCTTTTTTTGTGGTGGCCGTTTCAAGTTCCCTCTATCTCTGGCGACGGGAACGGAAATGGGACCGTATTGCTTATGCTTCCGCAGAAATTGGGGTTGTTTTCTGCTCTCTGGTTTTATTAACCGGTCCCATTTGGGCGAGACCGGTCTGGAATGTCTGGTGGACCTGGGATCCCCGGTTAACTACCACCCTTATCCTCTGGCTGATGTATGTGGCCTATTTGATGTTACGTTCGAGCAGCGAGAGTTCCAAGACCTCTCGATTTACCGCCGTATTTGGAATTCTGGCTTTTCTGGATGTACCCTTGGTCTATATGTCTACCCGCTGGTGGCGGACGATTCATCCCAAACCGGTGATTGGAGGGGAACCCGGGTCCTCCGGTTTAGCTCTTGAGATGGCTTTAACCTTAATGGTTTGCCTGTTAGCTTTTACACTGTTTTATATTTACCTCATGGCTCAAAGGATCTCCCTGGAGAAGCTCAAGGATGAAATCGAAGAAATTAAACAAAACGTTGAGACCCTCAAGGAGAGATCTAACTGA
- a CDS encoding heme exporter protein CcmB, with protein MGFFQKVWFITWKDVKAEWRTREIFSSTFIFTLLVIVIFNFALDPGADPQTTLPGALWIAFTFAGVLGLNRSFILERENEAFQGLLLCPVDRGVIYLGKMLGSLLFMSVVELIALPIFMVFFNLNLLSLLPGLGLVILLSTLGFISVGTLFSAMSIHTKTREVMLPVLLFPVVVPVIIGAVKATDRILAQKPLSDITSWLHLLIAFDIIFLVASFLTFEFVVEE; from the coding sequence ATGGGTTTCTTTCAGAAGGTTTGGTTCATTACCTGGAAAGATGTAAAGGCTGAGTGGCGAACCCGGGAGATCTTTTCTTCCACGTTTATCTTTACGCTGTTGGTTATCGTTATCTTTAACTTCGCCCTCGACCCGGGTGCAGATCCTCAGACGACTCTTCCAGGAGCGTTATGGATTGCCTTCACCTTTGCAGGAGTACTTGGATTAAATCGGTCTTTTATCCTGGAGCGAGAAAATGAAGCTTTCCAGGGATTACTTCTGTGCCCAGTTGACCGGGGTGTTATCTATCTGGGTAAAATGTTGGGAAGCCTTTTATTCATGAGTGTTGTGGAGCTGATAGCGCTTCCTATCTTTATGGTTTTTTTCAATCTGAACCTGTTGAGCTTGCTTCCCGGGCTAGGTCTGGTTATTTTACTGAGCACCCTTGGATTCATTTCGGTAGGGACCTTATTTTCAGCTATGTCTATTCATACCAAAACCCGAGAGGTGATGCTTCCGGTCTTACTGTTTCCTGTGGTAGTTCCTGTTATAATCGGAGCGGTTAAGGCAACAGACCGAATTTTAGCTCAGAAACCTCTATCCGACATCACCTCCTGGCTCCATTTATTGATAGCCTTTGATATCATTTTTTTAGTAGCTTCTTTTCTTACTTTCGAGTTTGTTGTAGAGGAGTAA
- the ccmA gene encoding heme ABC exporter ATP-binding protein CcmA, whose protein sequence is MVYIQNLTKSFGNFKALKGINLKLEKGQFLTIFGPNGAGKTTLIKILSTLMKPTSGVIKIAGLDPREDGESVRKQIGVISHSTYLYPNLTAYENLKFYGKMYDLQNLPTTIERVLEDVGLKDRMHDLVRTYSRGMQQRLSIARAILHDPAVMFLDEPYTGLDLHAAEMLRDLLQTVHTRERTVIMTTHSISQGLEVSDMVGILVRGKLVYLEPIQKIDTQDFGKTYFYWVEQAR, encoded by the coding sequence TTGGTTTATATCCAGAACCTGACCAAATCCTTTGGAAATTTTAAGGCTTTAAAAGGAATAAACTTAAAGCTGGAGAAAGGCCAATTTCTTACCATTTTTGGACCCAACGGAGCCGGCAAAACCACCCTTATCAAAATCCTCTCCACACTCATGAAACCTACCTCCGGAGTGATAAAAATCGCAGGCTTAGATCCCCGGGAAGATGGGGAGTCCGTTCGAAAACAAATAGGAGTAATCTCCCATAGTACCTACCTTTATCCGAATCTGACGGCCTATGAAAACTTAAAGTTCTATGGGAAGATGTATGACCTTCAAAATCTGCCGACAACCATCGAGCGGGTTCTGGAAGATGTAGGCTTAAAGGACCGTATGCACGATCTGGTAAGAACTTACTCCCGAGGCATGCAGCAGCGGTTATCCATTGCTAGGGCCATTCTCCATGATCCCGCCGTGATGTTTCTGGATGAACCTTACACCGGATTAGATCTCCATGCCGCTGAGATGCTCCGCGATCTCTTGCAGACCGTTCACACCCGGGAAAGGACCGTTATCATGACTACCCATAGTATCTCTCAAGGACTCGAAGTATCGGATATGGTGGGTATTCTGGTCAGGGGAAAATTGGTTTATCTAGAACCGATTCAGAAAATAGATACCCAGGATTTCGGGAAAACCTACTTTTACTGGGTTGAACAAGCTCGATAA
- a CDS encoding zinc ribbon domain-containing protein encodes MLSAFIVILLSVGVICYVTYPLIFKREEKPSWIDSSSTTSYSLRELQRKKENLYLAIKELDFDYKMGKLSEGDYQQLRQQLKVDATLVLQQIDELEKNQYGESLEDQIEKEILAFRKKKKARSQIHASSGTLEVKCPNCHKLLAAQDKFCSECGTRVQFSCQSCGQTYMATYKFCPNCGNKLVSSL; translated from the coding sequence ATGTTAAGTGCCTTTATTGTAATTCTTCTTTCGGTGGGGGTTATTTGTTATGTGACCTATCCCTTGATTTTTAAACGGGAAGAAAAACCTTCCTGGATCGATTCATCTTCCACGACCAGTTATTCCCTTCGAGAGCTCCAACGTAAAAAAGAAAATCTCTATTTAGCCATTAAAGAACTCGATTTTGATTATAAAATGGGTAAATTATCAGAAGGGGATTATCAACAACTCCGGCAGCAACTGAAGGTCGATGCAACCCTTGTCCTCCAACAAATCGATGAGCTGGAGAAAAATCAATACGGCGAAAGCCTGGAAGATCAAATCGAGAAGGAAATCCTGGCTTTTCGCAAAAAGAAAAAGGCTCGAAGTCAAATCCATGCTTCTTCAGGGACATTGGAAGTAAAATGTCCTAATTGCCATAAATTACTGGCCGCTCAAGATAAATTCTGTTCAGAATGTGGAACCCGTGTTCAATTTAGTTGCCAGAGTTGTGGGCAAACTTATATGGCTACTTATAAGTTTTGTCCCAATTGTGGAAACAAGTTAGTTTCAAGTTTATAA
- a CDS encoding heme lyase CcmF/NrfE family subunit — MADIGYITLWIAFGLCIYVPVISVLGARTRRNHFILSAEKGIQAAFGVLTLASFCLIYSLITDNFQLRYVAEHSNRAMPLFYKITAWWGGQEGSLLFWVWILSVFSAIVVAQNRYKNRELMPYVYSVLMSTALFFLVLILFAANPFAVLPPSRVPADGAGLNPLLQNPYMIIHPPNLYLGYVGFTVPFAFAIAALITGRLDSTWIKSTRRWTIFPWYFLGVGILLGAHWAYLELGWGGYWAWDPVENASLMPWLTGTAFLHSVMIQEKKDMLKVWNVSLIILTFMLSIFGTFLTRSGVVSSVHAFAQSSLGYYFLVFLTLVLVFSVFWIVKRWELLKSRNELDSFISRESIFLLNNLIFVGIAFTVLWGTMFPTLSEAIQGTRITVGPPFFNQVNVPIGLLMLLLTGIGPLIPWRKASWQHLKRSFMYPTFGALLGGVLLFLSGVHHLKALLAFVIAMFVAGTILLEYIRGTLARREMTGEDYLTAFFTLISKNRRRYGGYIVHLGIVLIFVGIAGSSAFQIEKEVVMKPGESAIIGDYRIKYQGISFKSDPNKTVASADLLVYRQGEKISGLVPEKHRYLRGDQMVTTEVAIYSTLKEDLYTVLGAIEEDNTAVFKFIINPMVLWIWVGGFLFMTLGTFVITLPTLEELKERERAMQPEWRVGSKVWSRA; from the coding sequence ATGGCCGATATAGGATATATTACCTTATGGATCGCCTTCGGGCTTTGTATATATGTGCCGGTGATTTCTGTTCTGGGGGCTCGCACCCGGAGAAATCATTTTATATTAAGTGCCGAAAAGGGTATTCAGGCCGCTTTTGGGGTTTTAACCCTGGCGTCGTTTTGTTTAATCTATTCTCTAATCACCGACAATTTTCAACTCCGGTATGTCGCAGAACATTCTAATCGCGCCATGCCGCTCTTTTATAAAATAACTGCCTGGTGGGGTGGACAGGAGGGTTCTCTCTTATTCTGGGTTTGGATCTTATCGGTATTTTCGGCCATTGTGGTGGCCCAAAATCGTTATAAGAATCGGGAACTTATGCCGTACGTGTATTCGGTTCTGATGTCAACGGCCCTATTCTTTTTAGTTCTGATCCTTTTTGCTGCAAATCCCTTTGCAGTACTACCTCCCTCCAGGGTTCCTGCAGATGGGGCCGGGTTAAATCCACTCCTTCAAAATCCCTACATGATCATTCATCCTCCTAACCTGTATTTGGGATATGTCGGATTTACAGTACCCTTTGCTTTTGCCATTGCAGCCCTTATCACAGGACGATTGGATAGTACCTGGATCAAGAGTACACGTCGGTGGACCATCTTCCCCTGGTACTTCCTGGGTGTAGGTATTCTGCTGGGGGCTCATTGGGCCTATCTTGAACTGGGATGGGGGGGTTATTGGGCCTGGGATCCGGTAGAAAATGCCTCACTTATGCCCTGGTTGACGGGAACAGCCTTCCTCCATTCGGTCATGATCCAGGAAAAGAAAGATATGCTGAAGGTCTGGAACGTTTCACTGATTATTTTGACCTTCATGCTTTCCATCTTTGGAACTTTTTTAACTCGAAGTGGGGTGGTTTCCTCTGTACACGCCTTTGCCCAATCTTCCCTTGGATATTACTTTTTGGTTTTTTTAACCCTTGTCCTGGTCTTTTCCGTTTTCTGGATTGTTAAACGGTGGGAATTGTTAAAGAGCAGAAATGAATTGGACTCTTTTATCTCTCGGGAAAGTATTTTCCTGCTCAATAATCTGATCTTCGTAGGAATCGCCTTCACCGTACTGTGGGGAACCATGTTTCCAACTCTCTCTGAAGCCATCCAGGGAACCCGAATAACTGTTGGGCCTCCCTTTTTCAATCAAGTTAACGTCCCAATCGGACTTTTAATGCTCCTTTTAACCGGCATAGGCCCCTTGATTCCCTGGCGTAAGGCCTCCTGGCAACATTTAAAGCGAAGCTTTATGTATCCTACCTTCGGAGCCTTGCTGGGTGGTGTCCTTTTGTTTCTATCAGGAGTCCACCACCTCAAGGCCCTACTCGCTTTTGTTATCGCCATGTTTGTAGCCGGGACCATCCTCCTCGAGTATATCCGGGGTACTCTGGCCAGGCGAGAAATGACCGGAGAAGATTATTTGACCGCTTTTTTCACCTTAATTTCTAAAAATCGCAGGCGCTATGGGGGCTATATTGTCCATCTCGGCATTGTATTGATCTTTGTGGGTATTGCAGGTTCTTCCGCTTTCCAGATAGAAAAGGAAGTGGTCATGAAACCAGGAGAATCTGCGATTATCGGGGATTACCGAATTAAATACCAGGGAATTTCCTTTAAAAGTGATCCCAATAAAACCGTTGCCTCTGCCGATCTCCTCGTTTATCGCCAGGGAGAGAAAATTTCCGGTCTGGTTCCCGAAAAACATCGTTATCTGCGGGGCGATCAAATGGTTACCACCGAGGTAGCCATCTATTCAACCCTGAAGGAAGACCTTTATACGGTTCTCGGAGCCATCGAGGAAGATAATACGGCGGTGTTTAAATTCATAATTAACCCTATGGTTCTCTGGATCTGGGTCGGCGGGTTTCTCTTTATGACGCTGGGAACCTTTGTTATTACCCTTCCAACCCTGGAAGAGCTTAAAGAACGTGAACGTGCCATGCAACCGGAATGGAGGGTAGGATCAAAAGTATGGAGTCGAGCTTAG
- a CDS encoding cytochrome c maturation protein CcmE: MKKKKLKFVIGGSVIALAITYMVFAGARNNMVYYMTVDELMAKGKSFHGEGVRVAGKVVPASIVKGPQPTEVKFNVKDKDGTGILPVYYKGIIPDMFKDDADVIIEGRYDADGTFHAKTLMTACPSKYVPEDKQQYISKEQLKSY, encoded by the coding sequence ATGAAAAAGAAAAAATTAAAATTTGTAATCGGAGGTAGTGTGATCGCCCTGGCTATTACCTATATGGTCTTTGCAGGCGCCCGTAATAACATGGTTTACTATATGACGGTGGATGAGTTGATGGCTAAAGGTAAGTCTTTCCATGGGGAAGGCGTTCGAGTGGCCGGTAAGGTAGTTCCGGCATCCATTGTCAAGGGCCCGCAACCCACAGAGGTAAAATTTAACGTCAAAGACAAGGATGGAACCGGTATACTCCCCGTCTATTACAAAGGAATCATACCGGATATGTTCAAAGATGACGCAGATGTCATCATAGAAGGTCGCTATGATGCCGATGGCACTTTTCACGCAAAAACCCTCATGACGGCTTGTCCTTCCAAATATGTGCCTGAGGATAAGCAGCAGTATATATCCAAAGAACAATTAAAGTCTTATTAG
- a CDS encoding cytochrome c biogenesis protein CcdA: MGGEISVLAAFIGGLISFISPCVLPLVPAYIAFTSGVSIDEMRNSRDRKKILKKTVISSFTFVFGFSLVFILLGATATALGQLVFSQMNILSKIAGLIVIVFGLHLIGLFKLKFLNYEKRFHPTGRKRPRLVRSFLLGLAFAFGWTPCIGPILGTILFLAGGQETVLKGIVLLSVYSLGLGLPFILTAIGTSAFMDFFNKIKRYFTVVEVFSGSFLILVGYLIFTNQFTLLASKLAEWFPWLLKLG; encoded by the coding sequence ATGGGTGGAGAGATTTCCGTACTGGCCGCTTTTATAGGCGGGCTGATTTCTTTTATATCTCCTTGCGTTCTCCCATTAGTTCCGGCCTATATAGCGTTTACCTCAGGAGTTTCCATAGATGAAATGCGAAACTCCAGGGACCGTAAAAAGATCTTAAAAAAAACAGTTATTAGCTCCTTTACCTTTGTTTTCGGCTTTTCCCTTGTATTCATTTTATTAGGTGCTACCGCCACGGCCCTTGGGCAGCTTGTTTTTTCCCAAATGAACATTTTGAGCAAAATAGCCGGTCTTATCGTGATTGTTTTTGGATTGCATTTGATAGGCTTATTTAAATTAAAATTCTTAAATTATGAGAAAAGATTTCATCCAACGGGTAGAAAAAGACCCCGGCTTGTACGTTCCTTTTTATTGGGATTGGCCTTTGCTTTTGGTTGGACACCTTGCATTGGTCCCATCTTAGGAACTATTTTGTTTTTAGCCGGAGGGCAAGAAACAGTATTAAAGGGGATTGTTCTTCTTTCTGTCTATTCCCTGGGACTTGGACTCCCCTTTATTTTGACGGCTATAGGAACCAGTGCTTTCATGGATTTTTTCAATAAGATTAAGCGGTATTTTACGGTGGTAGAGGTGTTTAGTGGAAGCTTTTTAATCCTCGTAGGATATCTCATCTTTACCAATCAATTCACTCTGTTGGCCAGTAAACTGGCAGAATGGTTTCCCTGGTTGTTAAAACTGGGCTAA
- a CDS encoding glutaredoxin family protein: MVKVTIYTKKDCCLCETAKEVIKKVQADYPTMEIYEVDVTSDTDLYQRFQYEIPVVFIENEKAFRYKVSEKLLRKKLNRILQRGV, encoded by the coding sequence ATGGTAAAAGTGACCATTTATACAAAGAAGGATTGTTGTCTTTGTGAGACGGCTAAGGAAGTTATCAAAAAAGTTCAAGCCGATTATCCCACAATGGAAATTTATGAAGTGGATGTAACCTCCGATACAGATTTGTATCAAAGATTTCAATATGAAATTCCCGTAGTTTTCATTGAAAACGAAAAAGCTTTTAGATATAAGGTGAGTGAAAAGCTTTTACGTAAAAAATTGAATCGAATTCTGCAAAGGGGAGTCTGA
- a CDS encoding cytochrome c peroxidase produces the protein MRKPPLPRTIPVVIAATVMGLGFFVTYPASFLLFSTYAATPEPVRKFQMEFPLGIPEDLWELFIPEDNPLTEAKVALGKALYFDKRLSVDRTVSCGTCHDPKAAFTDGKPVSEGVGGKKGTRNAPTILNALFNPEQFRDGRAKSLEDQIKQPLINPVEMAMPSYEAVVDVVQQIPSYREQFQLVFKSPVTIDLIAKAIAAFERTQLSGDSPFDRFIDGDKTAISEAARRGWELFQKKARCHICHEFKDSSPFFTDFKYHNIGIGRKATPNFEYLVQQVRVLAESGQLTEEKLNRLSLTEGFSELGRFLVTHQPQDLGAFKTPSLRDIELTAPYMHNGGLKTLREVIDFYNKGGEPNSNLDKDIVRLDLSDQEISDLEAFLKTLTSDRVRRLTRGEETLVDTPHK, from the coding sequence ATGAGAAAACCCCCTCTCCCAAGGACCATACCGGTGGTTATCGCGGCTACGGTGATGGGTTTGGGATTTTTTGTAACTTACCCAGCAAGCTTCCTATTATTTTCTACCTATGCAGCCACCCCTGAGCCAGTCAGAAAGTTTCAGATGGAATTCCCTCTGGGTATTCCAGAAGACCTCTGGGAGTTGTTTATTCCAGAAGATAATCCTCTGACCGAAGCCAAAGTTGCCTTGGGAAAAGCTCTTTATTTTGATAAGCGATTATCTGTGGATCGAACTGTGAGTTGCGGGACCTGTCACGATCCTAAAGCCGCTTTCACAGATGGAAAACCTGTGTCTGAAGGGGTTGGTGGAAAAAAAGGCACACGCAATGCCCCAACCATTTTAAATGCCCTATTTAACCCTGAGCAATTCCGGGATGGAAGGGCGAAATCTTTAGAAGATCAGATTAAACAGCCTCTCATCAATCCCGTTGAAATGGCTATGCCATCCTATGAGGCTGTAGTCGATGTGGTCCAACAAATCCCTTCTTATCGGGAGCAATTTCAACTGGTCTTCAAAAGCCCGGTCACAATTGATCTTATTGCAAAAGCTATTGCAGCCTTTGAGCGTACCCAGCTTTCAGGGGATTCACCCTTTGACCGATTTATCGATGGAGATAAAACAGCTATTAGTGAAGCAGCTCGACGAGGTTGGGAATTATTCCAGAAAAAAGCCCGTTGCCATATCTGTCACGAGTTCAAAGATTCTTCCCCTTTCTTCACCGACTTCAAGTATCATAACATCGGTATCGGCAGGAAAGCCACCCCAAACTTCGAGTACCTGGTCCAACAAGTTCGGGTATTGGCCGAAAGTGGACAATTAACCGAAGAAAAACTGAACCGATTATCTCTTACAGAAGGATTTTCTGAACTGGGTCGATTTTTAGTTACCCATCAACCTCAGGATCTGGGAGCTTTCAAGACCCCGTCCCTACGTGATATCGAGTTAACAGCCCCTTACATGCACAATGGAGGTCTTAAGACCTTACGGGAAGTTATTGATTTCTACAATAAAGGAGGCGAACCCAATTCCAATTTAGATAAGGATATTGTCAGGCTCGATCTCAGCGATCAAGAAATAAGCGATCTAGAGGCGTTTTTAAAAACGTTAACGAGCGACCGGGTGCGAAGGCTGACTCGGGGAGAGGAAACCTTGGTCGATACGCCCCACAAATAA
- a CDS encoding sigma-70 family RNA polymerase sigma factor, giving the protein MIGQGEDKEGQKSIEQAILEYVEALYGYAMSLARNPVEAEDLVQETYLRAIKGARRSMPTGDLKAWLFTILRNIWINQRRRAQGSELLLGIDIEGLESESEWTAKNQQRPDTIFEQGLLRENIRIALESLPEAFREVIVLRCMEGFSYSQIAEILGCPVGTVMSRINRARAELRRRLNK; this is encoded by the coding sequence ATGATCGGGCAGGGTGAGGACAAGGAGGGGCAGAAAAGCATCGAGCAAGCCATTCTTGAGTATGTGGAGGCACTCTATGGTTATGCCATGTCCTTAGCACGAAACCCGGTGGAGGCTGAAGATTTAGTACAGGAAACGTATTTACGAGCCATCAAGGGAGCACGTCGCTCCATGCCCACCGGGGATCTAAAAGCCTGGTTATTCACGATCCTGCGTAATATTTGGATCAATCAACGGCGGCGTGCTCAGGGGTCAGAATTGCTTCTTGGAATAGATATAGAGGGTCTGGAATCAGAGAGTGAATGGACGGCCAAAAATCAACAGCGCCCGGATACAATATTTGAGCAAGGACTACTACGGGAAAATATTCGAATCGCTTTGGAAAGTTTACCTGAGGCCTTTCGTGAGGTCATTGTCTTGCGTTGTATGGAGGGATTCAGTTATAGCCAGATAGCTGAGATTTTAGGTTGTCCGGTTGGAACGGTCATGTCACGTATCAATCGTGCCAGAGCTGAATTACGCCGTCGGTTGAACAAATAG
- a CDS encoding zf-HC2 domain-containing protein: MNEHVIYQIPLYLDNELQGDEQRLFEAHINACASCWAALEYERRLILAIHQARPLYSTPEGLREKIEQILQNHQPISKRFSSRTRRVFVAIVVVLGLILAWFIARPTHIPLVRPSEFALVAVDTHQRYTRNQLPLEVISSSPEEISTWFAGKLPFNLKLPNYPEDLNQSKPYEIVGARLIGFKQDYAAHVVYRLHNRPISLVVTSETIAQPAGGEKIPWQGLLFHFDVINGWKVLTWSDKGLTYALVSDFEEHGQASCVVCHSGGQDQHKFEGLKFR; the protein is encoded by the coding sequence GTGAACGAACACGTTATTTATCAAATTCCACTTTACCTGGATAACGAATTACAGGGAGACGAACAACGTCTGTTTGAAGCGCACATCAACGCCTGTGCCAGTTGCTGGGCAGCTTTAGAGTATGAACGCCGACTGATTTTGGCAATTCATCAGGCACGTCCTTTATATTCTACACCAGAAGGGTTAAGGGAGAAGATTGAGCAGATCCTGCAAAATCATCAACCCATTTCGAAAAGATTTTCCTCTCGTACCCGGAGAGTCTTTGTGGCTATCGTGGTTGTTCTGGGCCTGATACTGGCCTGGTTTATTGCTCGTCCAACCCATATCCCGTTGGTACGACCTTCTGAATTTGCTCTCGTTGCGGTGGATACTCACCAGCGATATACCCGTAATCAACTTCCATTGGAAGTGATCAGTAGCTCTCCAGAAGAAATTTCCACGTGGTTTGCCGGTAAATTACCTTTTAACCTGAAATTACCTAATTATCCTGAAGATTTGAATCAGTCCAAGCCTTATGAAATCGTCGGTGCCCGACTGATTGGTTTCAAGCAAGATTATGCAGCCCATGTGGTCTATCGTTTGCACAATCGTCCCATTTCTTTAGTTGTTACTTCGGAAACTATTGCACAACCTGCCGGGGGGGAGAAAATTCCCTGGCAAGGACTTTTGTTCCATTTTGATGTGATTAACGGTTGGAAAGTCCTTACCTGGTCCGATAAAGGATTAACCTATGCCCTCGTGTCTGATTTTGAAGAGCACGGCCAGGCCTCTTGTGTAGTTTGCCATTCTGGAGGGCAGGATCAGCATAAATTTGAAGGTTTAAAATTCAGATAA
- a CDS encoding prephenate dehydrogenase: MLVEKVTIIGVGLLGGSLAASLKRTGCAGEITGVDTPEVLAKALEMGIIDKTYQSPEEGVRGADMVVLATPISAILTLIPRLASHFKPGALVTDVGSTKVEIIKTAQKYLPETVCFIGGHPMTGSERSGVTSADSFLFENAVYVLTPLQTHHQQIPAPESLSEPSLPEFTILCKIVKKIGGRVLVLDPVSHDEIVAAVSHLPYLLSVSLVNLIADLQAKHPDLLQLAAGGFRDLTRVASGSPKMWVDICQSNKSQILPLLDLLIQNLQTLKNLISEESVLSKLERARQVRNTIPYSNKGLLEPLHEIRLVAKDEPGVLATLTRVIAEAGINISDMEILKIREGEGGTIRLAFRLRSDALQAVELLKHAGFNARLQD, translated from the coding sequence ATGTTAGTTGAAAAAGTTACCATTATTGGAGTTGGCTTGTTAGGAGGTTCTCTGGCTGCTTCCTTGAAGCGCACGGGCTGCGCCGGTGAAATCACCGGCGTGGATACCCCGGAAGTCTTAGCAAAGGCTTTAGAGATGGGAATTATAGATAAAACCTATCAAAGCCCCGAAGAGGGGGTTCGAGGAGCCGATATGGTCGTTTTGGCGACCCCTATCTCTGCTATTCTAACCCTTATTCCTCGCCTTGCCTCTCATTTTAAACCGGGGGCCCTGGTAACCGATGTGGGAAGTACTAAGGTCGAGATTATCAAAACGGCTCAAAAATATCTTCCTGAAACCGTCTGCTTTATAGGCGGTCATCCCATGACCGGTTCTGAGCGGAGTGGGGTTACTTCGGCAGATTCCTTCCTTTTTGAAAACGCGGTGTATGTACTGACTCCCCTGCAAACCCATCATCAACAAATACCTGCGCCTGAAAGCCTGTCGGAACCTTCTTTGCCGGAGTTTACGATTCTTTGCAAGATTGTTAAAAAAATCGGAGGACGTGTTTTGGTACTGGATCCTGTAAGCCATGATGAAATTGTCGCCGCGGTGAGTCACCTTCCATACCTTTTATCGGTATCCTTGGTCAATTTAATTGCCGATTTGCAGGCAAAGCATCCGGATTTACTCCAACTAGCGGCAGGGGGATTCCGAGATCTGACCCGGGTCGCTTCGGGTTCTCCTAAAATGTGGGTGGATATTTGTCAATCCAATAAATCTCAGATCCTGCCACTTCTAGACCTTCTTATCCAAAATCTTCAAACCCTCAAAAACCTTATTTCCGAAGAAAGTGTTCTTTCTAAACTTGAAAGGGCGCGACAGGTTCGCAATACCATTCCTTACAGCAATAAAGGACTTTTGGAACCTCTCCATGAGATACGTTTGGTGGCCAAGGATGAACCCGGCGTCCTGGCCACCTTAACCCGGGTCATTGCAGAAGCGGGAATCAATATCAGTGATATGGAAATTCTCAAAATCCGGGAGGGGGAAGGCGGAACTATACGACTCGCTTTCCGATTAAGGTCGGACGCCTTACAAGCCGTAGAGTTATTGAAACACGCGGGTTTTAATGCAAGACTCCAGGATTAA